The proteins below come from a single Geobacillus thermoleovorans genomic window:
- the racE gene encoding glutamate racemase has translation MERAIGVIDSGVGGLTVAKEIMRQLPKEQIIYLGDTARCPYGPRPVEEVRRFTWQMIDYLRQYPLKMLVIACNTATAVALDDVRAKLDIPVLGVIHPGARAALKATRRGHIGVIGTIGTIRSRAYEKALQSINPRVQVESLACPKFVPLVESGDFEGQEAMAIVAESLAPLRPLPIDVLILGCTHYPLLAPLIRTYMGKRVKLICSGGETAREVSAILHHSQLLYTGEREPEHLFFTTGPKELFEKISGKWFGKPIGTVEAIRL, from the coding sequence TTGGAAAGAGCAATTGGTGTCATTGACTCAGGAGTCGGCGGTTTGACCGTCGCCAAAGAAATTATGAGGCAGCTGCCGAAAGAACAAATTATTTACTTAGGCGACACCGCCCGTTGCCCGTACGGGCCGCGGCCGGTGGAAGAAGTCCGTCGATTTACGTGGCAAATGATTGATTACTTGCGGCAATATCCCTTGAAAATGCTTGTTATCGCCTGCAACACCGCGACGGCGGTCGCGCTTGACGACGTGCGGGCGAAGCTTGACATTCCTGTGCTTGGCGTTATTCATCCCGGCGCTCGCGCCGCCCTGAAAGCGACTAGGCGCGGGCACATCGGCGTCATCGGCACGATTGGCACGATCCGAAGCCGGGCGTATGAAAAGGCGCTTCAATCAATCAATCCGCGCGTCCAAGTCGAGAGCTTGGCCTGTCCGAAATTCGTTCCGCTGGTGGAAAGCGGCGACTTTGAAGGGCAGGAGGCGATGGCGATCGTCGCCGAATCTCTCGCTCCGCTCCGACCGCTGCCGATCGATGTGCTGATTTTAGGCTGCACGCATTATCCGTTGCTCGCGCCGCTCATTCGCACGTATATGGGCAAACGCGTGAAGCTCATTTGCTCAGGCGGTGAGACAGCTCGTGAAGTGAGCGCGATTTTGCATCACAGCCAGCTCCTTTACACCGGCGAGCGCGAACCGGAGCATTTGTTTTTCACGACTGGGCCGAAAGAGCTGTTTGAAAAGATTTCCGGGAAGTGGTTTGGCAAGCCGATCGGCACGGTCGAAGCGATTCGGCTGTAA
- a CDS encoding MarR family winged helix-turn-helix transcriptional regulator produces MPSAMNERTVAELEKLLRYIAANLKQRGREILTNYPITPPQFVALQWLLEEGDLTVGELSNKMYLACSTTTDLVDRMERNGLVARVRDEHDRRVVRIRLLEKGERIIEEVIEKRQRDLASVLESFSDEEIVVFERCLRKLHQEMTKE; encoded by the coding sequence ATGCCGTCTGCGATGAATGAAAGAACGGTCGCCGAGTTGGAAAAATTGCTTCGCTATATCGCCGCAAATTTGAAACAGCGCGGCCGTGAAATTTTAACCAACTATCCGATCACCCCACCGCAATTTGTCGCCCTGCAGTGGCTGCTTGAAGAAGGGGACTTGACGGTCGGCGAGTTATCGAACAAAATGTATTTGGCGTGCAGCACGACGACCGACTTGGTCGACCGCATGGAGCGGAACGGACTTGTCGCCAGAGTCCGCGATGAACACGACCGCCGCGTCGTCCGCATTCGCCTTCTTGAAAAAGGGGAGCGCATTATCGAAGAAGTGATTGAGAAACGCCAGCGCGATCTAGCGAGCGTGCTTGAAAGCTTTTCAGACGAGGAAATCGTCGTCTTTGAGCGTTGTTTGCGCAAATTGCATCAAGAAATGACGAAAGAATGA
- a CDS encoding helix-turn-helix domain-containing protein, producing MKDKSFQSKPLLTKREKEVFELLVQDKTTKEIAKELFISEKTVRNHISNAMQKLGVKGRSQAVIELLRMGELEL from the coding sequence TTGAAGGACAAATCGTTTCAATCGAAGCCGCTTTTGACAAAAAGAGAAAAAGAAGTCTTCGAATTGCTCGTGCAAGACAAGACGACGAAAGAGATCGCCAAAGAGCTGTTTATCAGCGAGAAAACGGTCCGCAACCATATTTCGAATGCGATGCAAAAGCTTGGGGTCAAGGGGCGCTCGCAAGCTGTCATTGAATTGCTTCGAATGGGCGAACTTGAACTATAA
- the sdhB gene encoding succinate dehydrogenase iron-sulfur subunit yields the protein MSENKTVRLIITRQDRPDSAPYEEEFVIPYRPNMNVISALMEIRRNPVNAKGEKTTPVAWEMNCLEEVCGACSMVINGKPRQACAALIDKLEQPIRLEPMRTFPVIRDLVIDRSRMFDALKRVKAWIPIDGTYDLGPGPRMPERKRQWAYELSKCMTCGVCLEACPNVNSKSNFIGPAPLSQVRLFNAHPTGAMHKAERLRAIMGDGGLANCGNSQNCVQSCPKGIPLTTSIAALNRETTIQMFRDFFGSDEV from the coding sequence ATGAGCGAGAACAAAACGGTTCGTTTGATCATCACGCGCCAAGATCGTCCGGATTCCGCGCCGTATGAAGAAGAGTTTGTCATTCCGTACCGCCCGAACATGAACGTCATTTCGGCGCTCATGGAAATTCGTCGCAATCCAGTCAACGCCAAAGGGGAAAAAACGACGCCGGTCGCTTGGGAAATGAACTGTCTGGAAGAAGTATGCGGAGCCTGTTCGATGGTCATTAACGGCAAACCGCGCCAGGCGTGCGCCGCGCTCATTGACAAACTCGAGCAGCCGATCCGCCTTGAGCCGATGCGCACATTCCCTGTCATCCGCGACTTGGTCATCGATCGGAGCCGGATGTTTGACGCGTTGAAGCGAGTGAAAGCATGGATTCCGATCGACGGAACGTACGACTTGGGTCCGGGGCCGCGCATGCCAGAGCGGAAGCGGCAATGGGCGTACGAGCTGTCAAAATGCATGACATGCGGCGTCTGCCTCGAAGCGTGCCCGAACGTCAACAGCAAGTCGAACTTTATCGGCCCGGCGCCGCTGTCGCAAGTGCGGCTGTTTAACGCCCACCCGACCGGGGCGATGCATAAAGCCGAACGGCTGCGGGCGATTATGGGCGACGGCGGACTGGCCAACTGTGGCAACTCGCAAAACTGCGTGCAATCGTGCCCGAAGGGCATTCCGTTGACGACATCGATCGCGGCGTTAAACCGCGAAACGACGATTCAAATGTTCCGCGATTTCTTTGGCAGCGACGAAGTGTAG